AACGCGACGTTCCCGGCGGGCTACGGCCACGACACCCTCGGCATCGTCTGGGGCGCGGGCGGCAGCTACAGCACGTGGTGGACGGCCAACCCCGAGGAGATCCACGGCATCAACATGCTGCCGATCACCGGCGGTTCGCTCTACCACGCGGACTACAAGGCCGACATCCTCCAGAACATCAACGAGCTGCGCGCCAACAACGGCGGCACCGAGGTGGAGTGGAAGGACGTCATCACCCAGTTCCTCGCCCTGGCCGACCCCGCGCAGGCGCTGGCCCAGTACGGCTCCGGGCTGGAGCCGGAGAGCGGCGACTCGCGCGCCCACGCCTACCACTGGCTGACCTCGCTGGACACCTTCGGCACGCCGGACACCTCGGTCACCGCGAACGTGCCCACGCACGCGGTGCTGAGCAAGAACGGCGCCCGCACCTACGTCGCCTACAACCCCGGCGCGTCGGCGACCACGGTGACCTTCTCCGACGGGCAGTCGCTGAGCGTGCCGGCCTCGTCCACCGCCTGGCGCGGTCCGGCGGGCAGCGGCACGGACTCCGGTTCGGGCGGCACCACCACCACGTCGACGACGACGACCACCACCACCACGACCACTTCGACCACCACGACGACGACCACCCCGCCGACGTCCCGTGACGCGTTCGGCACCATCCAGGCCGAGTCCTACGACCAGCAGAACGGCCTGATCCGCGAGACGACCACCGACACCGGCGGCGGCCAGAACATCGCCGCCATCGCCAACGGCGACTGGGCGCTGTTCCGGGGCGTCGACTTCGGCACCCGCACCGGCAGGCAGTTCGTCGCCCGGGTCGCCAGCGGCGCGGCGGGCGGCGTGAGCGGCCTGGTCGAGGTGCGCCTGGGCAGCCCGACCGCCACCCCGGTCGGCAGCTTCGCCATCGCCAACACCGGCGGCTGGCAGAGCTGGCGCACGGTCCCGGCGAACACGTCGGACCTGACCGGCCGCCACGACGTCTACCTCACGTTCACCAGCGGCCAGCCGGCGGACTTCGTCAACGTCAACTGGATCAGCTTCGGCGCCTGAACGGGCTGACCGCGGACCCGGGGGGTCCCGTGTGGACGACGAGGTCCGCGCGGGGCCCCTCGGCCGTGGCAGGATCGACCGGATGAGACCTGGGGACCGCCTGCCGGTCGCGCTCGGGGTGCTGGTCCTGGTGGCGGTCGGGGTGTCGGCCGTGCACCCGAGGAGCTGGGGCACCTGGCTGCTGGAGGTCGCGCCGATCCTGCTGGCCCTGCCGCTGCTGGTGTGGACCCGCCGCCGGTTCCCGCTCACCCCGCTGGCCTACTGGCTGGTCTTCGGGCACGCCCTGGTGCTCGCGCTCGGCGCCCACTACACCTACGCCGAGGTGCCGCTGGGCGAGCTGCCGTGGTCCGAGCGCAACAACTACGACCGGTTCGCGCACTTCGTGCAGGGCTTCGCGCCCGCCGTGCTGGTGCGGGAGGTCCTGCTGCGCCGCACGCCGCTGCGGCCGGGCGGCTGGCTGTTCGCGCTCGTGTCGGCCACGTGCCTGGCGGTCAGCGCGTGCTACGAGTTCGTGGAGTGGGCGGGCGCGCTGATCGGCGGCGAGGCCGCGGCGGACTTCCTCGGCACGCAGGGCGACGTCTGGGACACCCAGTGGGACATGCTGCTCGCGCTGGTGGGTTCGGTGGTCTCGCAGGGGGTGCTCTCGCGGGTGCACGACCGGCAGTTGGCGCCGTTGTCGGTGGCATAGGGCAAACTGCACGACCGAACACTTGTGCGAGTTGTGGAGGTGGCCGGGATGGCCAGGGCGAAGCCGACCGGGTTGTCGGCCGAGGACGTCGAGCGCCTGCGCGCGGAGCTGGCCACGGGCACGCCGCCCGCGGTCTGGTTCACCTCCGCCGCGGTCGGGGTGGAGGCGGGGCGGTCGGGCAAGGTGGTGGCGTTCACCGAGCCCGCCGAGGGTGACTTCATCCAGGTGCGGCCGACGGGGGACAAGGACGACCTGTCGTTCTCGCCCGCCGAGCTGACCCTGGAGAAGCCCGCGCCGCGCAAGCGGGCGCCCGCACCGCCGAAGGAGGCCGAACCCGCGGCCGCGCCCGCGCCGGTCGAGCACATCTACACGCCCGCGCCGCCGCCGCCCAAGCCGAAGCCCGCCGCGCCGCCCGCGCCCAAGCCGGCCGCCGCCGCGACCGCCGCGAAGCCGGGCGGGGCGCGCAAGAACAAGCCCGCCGAGGTGACGGTCACGCTGGCGTCCACGGCCGAGGGCGAGTGGACGGTCGACGTGCAGTGGGGGTCGAAGCGGACGTTGAAGGCCGCGCCGGTGGCCGCCTCGGCGGTGGCGCAGGCGGCGAAGCTGCTGCCGGCCGAGGTGGACGAGGCGGTGGAGAGCGTGCTCACGGCGGCCCGGGAACGGCACCTCGCGCGGGTGGAGCAGTTGCGCGCGGAGCTGGAGGCGGCCCAGCGGGCGCTGGACGAGCTGAACGGGTGACGGGCCGGGGTGACCCGGGTGGCCCGGGTGGCTGACGGGGCGGGTGGTCGACCGGGTGAACACGCACCGCTACGTGCCGCCGGTCGGCGTTCCGCTATCGAGTGAGGGGCCTTCCCCTGCGCAGCGGTAGGGCGGACCGTGGGGGCGAAATACCTTCGGGTCGCAGGAAGTCCGCTCGATCGCGGGAGGCCAGGATGGTGGTAGAGATCACGACCGCGGAACAGGCCCAACTCGACGGCTGCGGCTGTTGCAACGGCTGCACGGGCCCGGGTTGCGGGTGTTGTTCGAGCTGTTAGCCGGCGCGCAGTCAGTCGGCGCGCGGGTCGACCGCCGGCCCCGGCCGCCCAGGCGAGCCGGGGCCGAGGTGTGAGAAGACCGGGTTGTTTCACTCGAACCGGTGACGTTGGCCCGCGCAGCCCGAGCCCACCCGAGCCCACCCGAGCCAGGGCGGTCAGCCCCGGGCGGCCCGAGTCGGCTTCCGGCCGGCCAAGCCAGTCCCGCTCAACCCCGCCCAGTCCGAGCCACTCTCGCCCAGCCTGAGCTGGCTTCCGCCCAGCCGAGCTAACCCCGCCTAACCCGAGCCACCCTCGCCCAGTCCGAGCCGGCTTCCGCCCAGCCCGAGCCACCCTCGCCCAGCCCGAGCCGGCTTCCG
This portion of the Saccharothrix syringae genome encodes:
- a CDS encoding DUF2238 domain-containing protein, with protein sequence MRPGDRLPVALGVLVLVAVGVSAVHPRSWGTWLLEVAPILLALPLLVWTRRRFPLTPLAYWLVFGHALVLALGAHYTYAEVPLGELPWSERNNYDRFAHFVQGFAPAVLVREVLLRRTPLRPGGWLFALVSATCLAVSACYEFVEWAGALIGGEAAADFLGTQGDVWDTQWDMLLALVGSVVSQGVLSRVHDRQLAPLSVA
- a CDS encoding DUF6319 family protein — its product is MARAKPTGLSAEDVERLRAELATGTPPAVWFTSAAVGVEAGRSGKVVAFTEPAEGDFIQVRPTGDKDDLSFSPAELTLEKPAPRKRAPAPPKEAEPAAAPAPVEHIYTPAPPPPKPKPAAPPAPKPAAAATAAKPGGARKNKPAEVTVTLASTAEGEWTVDVQWGSKRTLKAAPVAASAVAQAAKLLPAEVDEAVESVLTAARERHLARVEQLRAELEAAQRALDELNG